Proteins from one Triticum aestivum cultivar Chinese Spring chromosome 7A, IWGSC CS RefSeq v2.1, whole genome shotgun sequence genomic window:
- the LOC123148887 gene encoding DIBOA-glucoside dioxygenase BX6: MASDRLAALKAFDETKAGVKGLVDAGVKAVPDIFRHPPDPLPQCTKVAAIPVVDLSGPRSEVVAAVREAARTAGFFQLVNHGVPEAAMSGMLAAVRRFNEEPAEAKAPYYTRDAARRVRYNCNADLFRTLVGKWRDTIYMDDVDRLAAGEEEEVLPPACRGVAPKYTAQIRMLGRALFELLSEALGVRRGYLEEEAGCLGTLSVAGHYYPACPEPHLTLGAVRHNDPGFLTVLLQDGVGGLQVLTDVEDGEGNVSAAWADVPAVPGALVVNVGDFLQLVSNDRFRSVAHRVVANSVGPRMSVACFFRAKGATVCAPVVADGGGPPRYRTVTAEELLRSSGKQNGLRDVRL; this comes from the coding sequence atGGCCTCCGACCGCCTCGCCGCCCTCAAGGCCTTCGACGAGACCAAGGCCGGCGTGAAGGGCCTCGTGGACGCCGGCGTCAAGGCCGTCCCGGACATCTTCCGCCACCCTCCCGACCCGCTCCCCCAGTGCACCAAGGTCGCCGCCATCCCGGTCGTCGACCTCTCGGGTCCCCGCTCGGAGGTGGTCGCCGCGGTGAGGGAGGCGGCGCGGACGGCGGGCTTCTTCCAGCTGGTGAACCACGGCGTGCCGGAGGCGGCCATGTCGGGGATGCTGGCGGCGGTGCGGCGGTTCAACGAGGAGCCCGCGGAGGCCAAGGCGCCCTACTACACGCGGGACGCCGCGCGGCGCGTGCGCTACAACTGCAACGCCGACCTCTTCCGGACCCTGGTGGGCAAGTGGCGCGACACCATCTACATGGACGACGTGGACCGGCTGGCggcgggcgaggaggaggaggtcctcCCGCCGGCGTGCCGGGGCGTCGCGCCCAAGTACACGGCGCAGATACGGATGCTGGGGCGCGCGCTCTTCGAGCTGCTGTCGGAGGCCCTGGGCGTGCGGCGCGGGTAcctggaggaggaggccggctgcCTGGGGACGCTCAGCGTCGCCGGCCACTACTACCCGGCGTGCCCGGAGCCGCACCTGACGCTGGGCGCCGTCAGGCACAACGACCCCGGCTTCCTCACCGTGCTGCTCCAGGACGGGGTCGGCGGCCTCCAGGTGCTCACGGACGTCGAGGACGGCGAAGGGAACGTGTCCGCCGCGTGGGCCGACGTGCCGGCGGTGCCGGGGGCGCTGGTGGTGAACGTCGGCGACTTCCTGCAGCTGGTGTCCAACGACAGGTTCAGGAGCGTCGCGCACCGCGTGGTGGCCAACAGCGTGGGGCCCCGGATGTCGGTGGCGTGCTTCTTCAGGGCCAAGGGAGCGACCGTGTGCGCCCCGGTGGTGGCGGACGGGGGTGGCCCGCCGCGCTACAGGACCGTCACGGCGGAGGAGCTGCTCCGCTCGTCCGGGAAGCAGAACGGGCTCCGCGACGTGAGGCTCTAG